A section of the Oncorhynchus nerka isolate Pitt River linkage group LG3, Oner_Uvic_2.0, whole genome shotgun sequence genome encodes:
- the tmc4 gene encoding transmembrane channel-like protein 7 encodes MEFSELQRPSSTIAHSYHGAQQLVRLRSKSVVSNQNGPQFNWGSPPSEGGEEGDSGPPKDLRERPMTMRLKRAIREVQQMRVPVVTTWQSWKRSKAKSLSRFRTDAGGVMSYVALWRKALHKIGGHFGGGVQSYFIFLRFLVVLNFLSFLLIAGFILIPSIVFRSTSTSNMTVDSTGPEVCKVYDPNLQGLVVFYQYFLDLLSGTGFMEYSYMFYGYYNNTVAESSGFHYNLPLAYLLTSVFYFAFCLICIIARMGSALRVAVATGSGAAGSYSKMVFTGWDYGCQGDRATKLKQKSIHYQLQVDLEEERLQKKALSLTLGQTVGLCSLRIFLMLVSLALIGGAFFGIFKATVFSQVQVGAEGILGLFWVYLPSIVITTGNFVVPFMCDQIALFERYSPSTTIIMALFRSVFLRMISLGVLLFTLWSQITCFKDSPKCELCQYNNKEYPCWETRVGQEMYKLALFDFLITIAMLILVEFPRRLFVDHYSCVLTRWVGRQEFLVPPNVLGLVYGQTVVWTGALFCPLLPLINTLKFFILFYCKKVTLFSNCRPAVKTFRSTTSTIFFLVVLLFGWGLALVAMIYSLAQIHPSMSCGPFRSLTMMWSIVPNTFYTLSLTTQDFIFYMGSQAFSIPLFIFSCVVLCYVAALAAVYGKSVDLLKAQLKLEGRDKQFLVKQIEELSREMGVPTRDQLDTGAAN; translated from the exons ATGGAGTTCAGTGAGCTACAAAGACCGAGCTCCACTATAG CCCACAGTTACCATGGTGCCCAGCAGTTGGTGAGGTTACGGAGTAAGTCTGTAGTGTCCAATCAGAATGGCCCTCAGTTCAACTGGGGTTCTCCCCCCtcggaggggggagaggagggtgactCGGGACCCCCTAAGGACCTCAGAGAGCGGCCTATGACCATGCGTCTGAAGAGAGCGATACG GGAGGTGCAACAGATGCGTGTGCCTGTGGTGACTACCTGGCAGTCGTGGAAAAGGAGCAAGGCCAAGTCCCTGAGCAGGTTCAGAACAGATGCAGGGGGAGTCATGTCCTACGTAGCTCTGTGGAGAAAGGCTCTGCATAAGATAGGAG GCCACTTTGGCGGTGGTGTCCAGTCCTACTTCATATTCCTGCGCTTCCTGGTGGTGCTCAACTTCCTGTCGTTCTTGCTGATTGCTGGGTTCATCCTCATCCCCAGTATCGTGTTCAGATCCACCAGCACCAGTAACATGACAGTGGACAGCACTG gtcCAGAGGTGTGTAAGGTCTATGATCCAAATCTTCAAGGTCTGGTGGTGTTTTACCAGTACTTCCTGGACTTACTCTCTGGAACG GGTTTCATGGAGTACTCCTACATGTTCTATGGTTACTATAACAACACCGTGGCAGAGAGCAGTGGCTTCCACTACAACCTGCCCCTGGCCTACCTCCTCACCTCCGTCTTCTACTTCGCCTTCTGTCTCATCTGCATCATCGCACG CATGGGGAGCGCACTTCGCGTTGCTGTGGCAACAGGCAGCGGTGCTGCCGGCAGTTACAGCAAAATGGTGTTCACTGGCTGGGACTACGGTTGCCAGGGAGACCGGGCCACCAAACTCAAACAGAAAAGCATCCACTACCAGCTACAG gtggacctggaggaggagaggctaCAGAAAAAGGCTTTGTCTCTAACCTTAGGTCAGACAGTGGGTCTGTGTTCTCTACGCATCTTCCTCATGCTTGTCTCCCTCGCCCTCATAGGGGGAGCTTTCTTTGGCATCTTCAAGGCTACTGTCTTCAGCCAG GTGCAGGTTGGAGCAGAGGGCATTCTGGGCCTGTTCTGGGTTTACCTTCCTTCCATCGTCATCACAACAGGAAACTTTGTTGTGCCCTTCATGTGTGACCAGATAGCCTTGTTTGAGAGATATTCTCCTAGTACCACCATCATCATGGCActgttcag GTCAGTGTTTCTGCGTATGATAAGTCTGGGAGTGCTGCTGTTTACTCTGTGGAGTCAGATCACCTGCTTTAAAGACAGTCCAAAATGTGAGCTCTGCCAGTACAACAACAAGGAATATCCG TGCTGGGAGACGCGTGTGGGACAGGAGATGTACAAACTGGCCTTGTTTGACTTCCTCATTACCATCGCCATGCTTATCCTGGTGGAGTTTCCACGCAG GTTGTTTGTGGACCACTACTCCTGTGTACTGACCCGGTGGGTAGGTCGTCAGGAGTTCTTGGTGCCTCCCAATGTGCTGGGTCTGGTCTACGGTCAGACAGTGGTGTGGACTGGAGCTCTGTTCTGCCCTCTGCTGCCTCTCATCAACACACTCAAGTTCTTCATCCTCTTCTACTGCAAGAAG gtCACTCTGTTTTCTAACTGTCGTCCGGCGGTGAAGACGTTCcgctccaccacctccaccatcttcTTCCTGGTGGTGTTGCTGTTTGGCTGGGGCCTCGCCCTCGTCGCCATGATCTACAGCCTGGCCCA GATCCATCCCTCTATGAGCTGTGGTCCGTTCCGCTCTCTCACTATGATGTGGAGTATCGTTCCCAACACCTTCTACACTCTCTCCCTGACAACACAGGACTTCATCTTCTACATGGGCTCCCAggccttctccatccctctcttcatcttcTCTTG TGTGGTGCTGTGTTACGTAGCAGCTCTAGCCGCAGTCTATGGGAAGAGTGTTGATCTGCTAAAGGCCCAGCTTAAACTG GAGGGACGTGATAAGCAGTTCCTGGTCAAGCAGATTGAAGAGCTGAGTAGAGAGATGGGGGTTCCAACAAGGGACCAATTGGACACTGGTGCAGCAAACTGA
- the LOC115147145 gene encoding leukocyte receptor cluster member 1 homolog, whose translation MNILPKKSWHVRNKDNVARVRRDEAQAAEEERKVQRRVERAEQEARTEHLRQKSRAALQQSGAWKDEGEGGERGGEGSGGVVEHLNLFPLEESSEKKGNAEYLKDQKDEKEREERAIGLLVSLGPQPGTEVTPWYMKTGQEEEKDEEKEKDNKGKRLPLSQEEKEKRDRRLKDMLDPLKEMKKALALKDRKEHKSKKKEKRGRGERRSSGGESSIERLRAERLQREAEEKRRAQALLDQKNGTGKEKERPRETEEREMPYNSAYFPELARKRQRKDRNAWRDGIF comes from the exons ATGAATATTCTACCTAAAAAGAGCTGGCATGTTCGCAACAAGGACAACGTCGCGCGCGTGCGCCGGGACGAGGCACAAGCCGCAGAGGAGGAGCGAAAGGTCCAACGCCGTGTGGAGCgagcagagcaggag GCGCGAACAGAGCACCTGAGACAGAAGTCACGAGCTGCACTTCAACAGTCTGGAGCATGGAAggatgaaggagagggaggtgagagaggaggggaggggagtggaggagtggtggAACACCTCAATCTATTTCCTCTGGAGGAGTCGTCTGAGAAGAAAGGAAACGCAGAGTACCTCAAAGACCAGAAAGATGAAAAG GAGCGCGAGGAGCGTGCTATTGGTCTGCTAGTGTCCCTAGGCCCCCAACCTGGGACAGAGGTAACTCCATGGTACATGAAAACAGGCCAGGAAGAAGAGAaagatgaagagaaagagaaagacaacaAAGGAAAGAGACTGCCACTCAGtcaagaggagaaggagaagagagacagacgaCTGAAAGACATGCTGGACCCCTTGAAAGAGATGAAGAAAGCACTGGCGTTGAAGGATAGAAAAGAACATAAGAgtaagaagaaggagaagaggggtagaggggagaggagaagcagTGGTGGAGAAAG CTCTATTGAAAGGTTGCGAGCGGAACGACTGCAGAGAGAggcggaggagaagaggagagcccAGGCCCTGCTGGACCAGAAGAATGGAACTGGGAAAGAGAAGGAGCGAccaagggagacagaggagagggaaatGCCGTACAACAGTGCTTATTTCCCAGAGCTGGCCCgcaagaggcagaggaaagaccGCAATGCCTGGAGAGATGGCATCTTTTGA
- the LOC135563796 gene encoding leukocyte receptor cluster member 8 homolog isoform X1, whose protein sequence is MTSPPATPLSPNPLLLLPLNHPQSPTSSEQPPPPSPSHPSQLPVPLPPGQNSYNPNNPMPYPNNDPNQMRGYNHNQGRPSYGQSYQTPNSYQQQQNNNQHQQQGQGQYGPGAGRGEANKNKNHQQQLPQQQQLWHRMKQAPGAGAMKFNIPKRPYVMTNQSFPPGEQPTGLAATPSSPAAAPAAPGGAQTRPQDWPQAMKEYVQRCFTACENEEDKDRTEKGLKEVLQKRLQDGSAYTIDWDREPLPE, encoded by the exons ATGACCAGTCCTCCAGCTACCCCTCTCAGCCCCAACCCCCTCCTCCTGCTGCCCCTCAACCACCCCCAGAGCCCCACCAGCTCTGAGCagcccccacccccctcccccagccATCCCTCCCAACTCCCAGTACCCCTTCCTCCAGGGCAGAACTCCTACAACCCCAACAACCCCATGCCCTACCCCAACAACGATCCCAATCAGATGAGAGGTTACAACCACAACCAGGGCAGGCCCAGCTATGGGCAGAGCTACCAGACTCCGAACTCATACCAGCAGCAGCAGAATAACAACCAACACCAGCAACAAGGACAGGGTCAGTATGGACcaggagctgggagaggagaggccaACAAAAACAAGAACCATCAACAACAACTGCCACAGCAACAGCAGCTCTGGCACCGCATGAAAC AGGCACCTGGAGCAGGTGCGATGAAGTTCAACATTCCCAAGCGACCCTACGTCATGACCAATCAGAGTTTCCCTCCTGGGGAACAACCCACTGGATTGGCtgctactccttcctccccagctgctgctcctgctgcacctggcGGTGCCCAGACACG GCCCCAGGACTGGCCCCAGGCGATGAAGGAGTATGTTCAGCGCTGCTTCACAGCCTGTGAGAATGAGGAGGACAAGGACCGCACCGAAAAGGGGCTGAAGGAGGTCCTACAGAAAAGACTACAGGATGGGTCTGCCTACACCATCGACTGGGACCGCGAGCCTCTGCCTGAGTGA
- the LOC135563796 gene encoding leukocyte receptor cluster member 8 homolog isoform X4 has translation MAANTTQTAPAANWSYDAAAGREGQTVSENPEWEKARQALASISKTQSATKTAQANRTTAQAGQFQPVVTESTAIQQQQQQQYYQQWYQQNQQQPYPGYTYPYNYYYPMAPGPYGGGSGYPQGQYGVPPGPYPSPTTPTGQASLIISHCQPPSLPVMDDQSSSYPSQPQPPPPAAPQPPPEPHQL, from the exons GTCGTATGACGCAGCAGCAGGTCGAGAGGGCCAGACAGTCTCGGAAAACCCAGAGTGGGAGAAGGCCAGACAGGCACTGGCCTCCATTAGCAAGACCCAGAGCGCCACCAAGACCGCTCAGGCCAACCGGACCACAGCACAG GCTGGTCAGTTTCAGCCTGTAGTAACTGAGTCAACAGCcatacagcagcagcaacagcagcagtactACCAACAGTGGTACCAACAGAACCAGCAGCAGCCGTATCCTGGGTACACCTACCCCTACAATTACTACTATCCTATGGCGCCGGGCCCC TATGGTGGTGGTAGCGGCTATCCTCAGGGCCAGTATGGTGTACCTCCAGGACCTTACCCTTCTCCCACCACTCCAACTGGACAG GCATCCCTAATTATCTCACACTGTCAG CCTCCATCCCTGCCCGTGATGGATGACCAGTCCTCCAGCTACCCCTCTCAGCCCCAACCCCCTCCTCCTGCTGCCCCTCAACCACCCCCAGAGCCCCACCAGCTCTGA